In Nicotiana tabacum cultivar K326 chromosome 11, ASM71507v2, whole genome shotgun sequence, a single window of DNA contains:
- the LOC107797809 gene encoding ADP-ribosylation factor-like protein 8c, producing MGLWNSFLNWLRSFFFKQEMELSLVGLQNAGKTSLVNAIATGGYSEDMIPTVGFNMRKVTKGNVTIKLWDLGGQRRFRTMWERYCRGVSAILYVVDAADRDSIPISGTELHELFKKPSLNGIPLLVLGNKVDKSEALSKQALVDQLGLNSITDREVCCYMISCKESVNIDTVIDWLIKHSKTAK from the exons CTTTTTCTTTAAACAGGAAATGGAACTTTCCCTTGTAGGCCTTCAGAATGCGGGGAAGACATCTCTCGTCAATGCCATCGCC ACTGGCGGCTACAGCGAGGACATGATCCCAACG GTTGGGTTTAATATGCGTAAAGTTACAAAAGGAAATGTGACTATTAAACTCTGGGACCTTGGAGGCCAAAGGAGATTCCGTACGATGTGGGAACGCTATTGTCGGGGTGTTTCTGCAATACT GTATGTTGTAGACGCTGCTGATAGAGATAGTATTCCTATATCTGGAACAGAACTACATGAGCTTTTCAAAAAACCTTCTTTAAACGGAATTCCCTTGCTGGTGCTCGGAAACAAAGTTGATAAATCAGAAGCTCTTTCAAAGCAGGCGTTAGTCGATCAACT AGGTCTTAATTCAATCACGGATAGAGAAGTCTGCTGCTACATGATCTCATGTAAAGAGTCTGTAAATATAGATACCGTTATTGATTGGCTTATTAAGCACTCAAAGACAGCAAAATGA